From the genome of Edaphobacter dinghuensis, one region includes:
- a CDS encoding NAD(P)-dependent alcohol dehydrogenase codes for MFNAKAYSASSATSPLAPTVIARRDPNENDVQIEILFCGICHSDLHYVRNEWSDVLPTVYPCVPGHEIVGRITKVGSAVTKFKVDDLAGVGCLVDSDGTCPSCQAGLEQFCPNQTLTYGFPDKHIGGVTYGGYSDSIVVNQRFVVSIPSNLNLAAAAPLLCAGITTYSPMRHWGVTAGKKVGIVGLGGLGHMGVKFARALGAHTVVFTTSVSKIDDALRLGADEVVLSRDANEMQKHAGSFDFILDAVSADHDINAYINLLARDGNMTLVGAPEKPLSLSSFGLIFGRRSVSGSPIGGLPETQEMLNFCGEHNITSDVEVIAIQQINEAYERLLKSDVKYRFSIDMVSLKSE; via the coding sequence ATGTTCAACGCTAAAGCCTACTCCGCTTCCAGTGCGACATCCCCGCTTGCACCTACCGTGATCGCCCGGCGCGATCCCAACGAAAATGACGTTCAGATCGAAATTCTATTCTGTGGAATCTGTCACTCAGATTTGCACTATGTCCGCAATGAGTGGAGCGATGTACTTCCCACTGTCTATCCCTGTGTTCCCGGTCACGAGATCGTTGGACGTATCACGAAGGTTGGCTCAGCCGTTACGAAGTTTAAGGTCGACGATCTTGCCGGGGTAGGTTGCCTGGTAGATTCTGATGGTACCTGCCCCTCATGCCAGGCTGGCTTGGAGCAGTTTTGTCCGAATCAGACACTCACCTACGGTTTTCCGGACAAGCACATCGGCGGAGTGACCTACGGCGGTTATTCCGACAGCATAGTTGTGAACCAGCGTTTCGTTGTTAGCATCCCATCCAATCTCAATCTTGCCGCTGCGGCGCCACTTCTCTGTGCAGGAATCACGACCTATTCTCCGATGCGTCACTGGGGCGTCACAGCAGGGAAGAAGGTTGGTATCGTCGGCCTTGGCGGGTTAGGTCACATGGGTGTCAAGTTTGCTCGTGCACTGGGTGCCCACACAGTAGTTTTTACAACATCAGTTAGCAAGATTGATGATGCGCTGCGTCTAGGCGCAGATGAGGTTGTTCTCTCCCGGGATGCCAATGAGATGCAGAAACATGCGGGTAGCTTCGACTTTATTCTCGATGCTGTCTCAGCCGATCATGACATCAATGCCTACATTAACTTACTAGCTCGCGACGGCAATATGACCTTGGTTGGCGCGCCAGAGAAGCCGTTGAGCCTAAGCTCTTTTGGTCTCATCTTCGGACGTCGTAGCGTATCAGGGTCACCAATTGGCGGTCTTCCTGAAACTCAGGAGATGCTGAATTTTTGCGGCGAGCATAACATTACATCGGACGTGGAAGTCATTGCTATTCAACAAATCAACGAAGCTTACGAGAGACTGCTGAAGTCTGATGTGAAATATCGCTTCTCCATCGACATGGTATCTCTTAAGTCTGAGTAA
- a CDS encoding AraC family transcriptional regulator — MVKHFRVAVGLHARLEEEGVQVSAVLRRAGLPQNLFDQTRILVSTEEMFALWQAIRQVSNDPAIGLKLGTETKTERFHPMGIAALSTENFGAAVQHMARYKKLSAPEEILYRTEGGEWTIQFSWTLAVEAEPQTLIEHCFAWVLTIARHGSGTRISPLRVEFVQPRSHLKLLERHFGCSVIDGQPRNAMVFRESDAALPFVTRNIELLDMLAPQFEQDLEQYTSDEDSFLELVRNTIQQKLTGHRPTIEGVSSDLHISSRTLQRRLQELGSSFQQILDEARHQMARYYLRNSALELNEAAYLLGYEDANSFTRAFRGWEGVPPGLWREAQRALTIN; from the coding sequence ATGGTTAAGCACTTTCGAGTTGCGGTTGGTCTTCACGCCAGATTGGAAGAAGAGGGAGTTCAAGTCTCGGCGGTCCTGCGTAGAGCTGGACTGCCGCAGAATCTTTTTGACCAAACTCGCATTCTTGTCTCAACAGAGGAGATGTTTGCGCTTTGGCAGGCTATCAGACAAGTAAGCAACGATCCGGCCATCGGTCTTAAGTTAGGAACCGAGACAAAGACCGAGCGGTTTCATCCAATGGGTATCGCCGCCTTATCGACGGAAAACTTCGGCGCAGCTGTTCAGCATATGGCTCGTTATAAGAAGCTATCTGCCCCGGAGGAGATTCTGTACAGGACCGAGGGCGGGGAATGGACCATTCAGTTTAGCTGGACGTTAGCCGTAGAGGCCGAGCCACAGACACTCATTGAACACTGTTTTGCCTGGGTGCTTACCATTGCGCGTCATGGTAGTGGAACACGCATTTCACCGCTGAGAGTGGAATTTGTACAGCCACGCTCTCATCTGAAGCTCTTAGAACGGCACTTTGGTTGTTCGGTGATTGATGGGCAGCCTCGAAATGCTATGGTGTTCCGAGAGAGTGATGCGGCACTCCCATTCGTAACGCGGAACATAGAATTGCTAGATATGCTTGCTCCACAGTTCGAGCAGGATCTCGAACAATACACTAGCGACGAAGATAGTTTCCTCGAGCTTGTGCGAAATACAATTCAGCAGAAGCTTACTGGCCATCGTCCGACGATTGAGGGCGTTTCGAGTGATCTGCACATAAGTTCACGTACACTGCAACGCCGATTACAGGAGTTAGGTTCAAGCTTCCAACAAATCCTTGACGAAGCACGTCATCAGATGGCGCGATACTATCTTAGAAACTCCGCCCTTGAACTGAATGAGGCAGCTTATTTACTCGGATATGAGGATGCAAACTCCTTCACTCGTGCATTCCGAGGTTGGGAAGGCGTACCGCCTGGCCTCTGGCGCGAAGCTCAGCGAGCACTAACCATTAATTAG
- a CDS encoding efflux RND transporter permease subunit, producing the protein MIRALVDFALRNRWIVLGGAILLFCWGILSFRNLPIEAYPDVANNYVQVITQWPGRASEEVEQQVTIPIEIAMAGIPHMQHLRSASLAGLSSITMVFDDDSTNDWNREHVLERLSQVTLPAGLQPQMGTDYSPVGQIYWYTLESKNPSYDLMELKSLEDWTLEKAYKNVPGVVDVSSFGGTTKEYQVRLDPDKLISYGLSISQVEQQLANNNVNAGGSFIEEGSQQINVRAVGLFTNIQDIANTVIKTQNGTPLRIKDIATVTQGSKIRLGQIGKAIRRVDGKVVDNDDVVEGVVLLQKGDDADPVLQSIHKMTDELNDHILPKGVKIVPFLDRSDLVHYTTHTVLHNMAHGIILVAIILFLFLGNARGAFIVALTIPFSLLFASICLDLRHIPANLLSLGALDFGMVVDGAVVMIENIIRHLSHNGTDYRSPRDKIRDAAHEVQRPVFYAIAIIITAYLPIFTLQAVEGRLFKPMAWTVAFALLGALTFSMLIAPVLADFFFQRGAKEWANPVMTWLTVRYRPAVKWAIKRRIFTVGVAVVALLIAAFLAFGGAIGSEFLPHLDEGALWIRGTLAPSTGPTEGVDLTNRARIIMASFPEVTQVVSQVGRPDDGTDTTGFFNTEYFVDLKQKEEWRPVFHQNKDALIAAMNEQLEKIPGVIWNFSQPISDNMEEAVSGVKGELAVKIYGDDLKTLEAKGNQVVDVMSQVKGVQDLGLFRIIGQPNLNFTVNRDAAARWGINVADVQDAIQTAVGGGALTQVLKGDARYDVTLRYQKEYRDTREAIENIRLLSPSGERVSLAQLTNAATDDGAEEIYREGGQRYVAIKYSVRGRDLGSTVEEAIAHVNRDVKLPPGYHFDWAGEYESQKRANRRFAVVLPVTVLIIFLILYTMFKSFKWAILIMANVALASIGGLAALLVTHTNFSVSSDVGLLALFGVSVQTGVIMLEYINQLRARGNATEESAIEGAVLRLRPIMITMLVATLGLLPAALSHGIGSDSQRPFAIVIVGGLVASLVMSVFLLPTLYVWIANENDVLPAVETEFQN; encoded by the coding sequence ATGATTCGTGCACTGGTTGATTTTGCGCTCAGGAACCGATGGATTGTGCTCGGCGGCGCCATTCTGCTGTTCTGCTGGGGTATTCTTTCGTTTCGCAACCTGCCTATTGAGGCGTATCCAGACGTTGCAAACAATTATGTGCAAGTTATTACCCAATGGCCTGGACGAGCTTCGGAAGAGGTAGAGCAGCAGGTCACGATTCCGATCGAAATAGCGATGGCGGGTATTCCGCACATGCAACATCTTCGCTCGGCGTCGCTAGCTGGCCTTTCCAGCATCACGATGGTCTTCGATGATGATTCAACGAATGACTGGAACCGCGAGCACGTGCTTGAGCGATTGTCGCAGGTTACTCTACCTGCTGGTCTGCAGCCGCAGATGGGAACTGACTATAGTCCTGTTGGCCAGATTTACTGGTATACGTTGGAAAGCAAAAATCCATCATATGACCTAATGGAATTGAAATCCCTTGAAGACTGGACTTTGGAGAAAGCATACAAGAATGTTCCAGGTGTCGTTGATGTTTCAAGCTTCGGCGGAACAACAAAGGAATATCAGGTACGACTCGACCCTGACAAGCTTATCTCCTATGGACTAAGCATTAGTCAGGTAGAGCAGCAACTAGCAAATAATAATGTGAATGCTGGAGGTAGCTTCATCGAAGAAGGAAGCCAGCAGATCAATGTACGCGCCGTTGGCCTCTTCACAAATATTCAAGACATTGCGAACACGGTCATAAAAACGCAGAACGGGACACCACTGCGAATTAAAGACATTGCGACCGTTACCCAAGGATCTAAGATTCGCCTGGGACAGATTGGAAAGGCCATTCGACGTGTAGATGGCAAAGTCGTCGATAACGATGACGTTGTAGAAGGTGTCGTTCTTCTACAGAAAGGAGACGATGCTGATCCGGTTCTCCAATCCATTCACAAGATGACAGACGAGTTGAACGATCATATTCTTCCCAAGGGAGTGAAGATTGTTCCATTTCTAGATCGATCTGATCTAGTGCATTACACAACACATACTGTATTGCACAACATGGCGCACGGCATCATTCTTGTAGCGATCATCCTGTTTTTATTTCTTGGCAATGCTCGCGGCGCTTTTATCGTTGCACTTACGATCCCTTTTTCTCTGCTGTTCGCTTCGATTTGTCTCGATTTGCGGCATATTCCGGCAAATCTCCTCTCTCTTGGCGCACTCGATTTTGGAATGGTAGTTGATGGCGCTGTGGTCATGATAGAAAACATCATCCGTCACCTCAGCCATAATGGAACGGATTACCGCAGTCCAAGAGACAAAATCCGAGATGCTGCACATGAAGTGCAACGCCCCGTCTTCTATGCGATTGCCATTATTATCACTGCCTATCTTCCAATTTTTACACTACAGGCCGTAGAAGGACGTCTCTTCAAACCCATGGCCTGGACAGTTGCCTTTGCTCTGCTTGGGGCGCTTACTTTTTCTATGCTCATAGCCCCAGTGCTGGCGGATTTTTTCTTTCAGCGCGGCGCTAAAGAGTGGGCCAACCCGGTAATGACGTGGCTTACCGTTAGGTATCGTCCGGCGGTAAAGTGGGCCATCAAACGCCGCATCTTCACAGTAGGAGTTGCAGTAGTCGCTCTCCTCATTGCTGCTTTCCTCGCCTTTGGTGGCGCAATCGGCTCCGAGTTTCTACCTCATCTTGATGAAGGAGCACTGTGGATTCGTGGAACGCTCGCTCCAAGTACTGGCCCAACCGAGGGTGTAGACCTGACCAATAGGGCTCGTATCATCATGGCTTCCTTTCCAGAAGTTACACAAGTGGTAAGCCAGGTTGGCCGTCCAGACGACGGCACCGACACAACCGGCTTCTTCAATACCGAATATTTTGTGGATCTAAAACAGAAAGAAGAATGGCGCCCGGTCTTTCACCAAAATAAAGATGCGTTGATTGCCGCGATGAATGAACAATTGGAGAAGATACCTGGAGTGATCTGGAACTTCTCGCAACCGATTTCTGACAACATGGAAGAGGCTGTCAGTGGAGTAAAGGGCGAGCTTGCAGTAAAAATTTACGGCGACGATTTGAAAACGCTAGAGGCAAAAGGCAATCAAGTAGTTGACGTCATGAGCCAGGTAAAGGGAGTGCAGGATCTTGGGCTCTTCCGCATTATTGGCCAACCCAACCTAAATTTCACCGTAAACCGCGATGCTGCGGCACGTTGGGGCATCAACGTTGCAGATGTCCAGGATGCAATCCAGACAGCGGTTGGAGGCGGCGCGCTCACTCAGGTATTGAAGGGCGATGCACGTTACGATGTCACATTGCGTTACCAGAAAGAATATCGAGACACGAGAGAAGCCATTGAAAATATCCGGTTACTTTCTCCATCAGGTGAACGTGTATCTCTTGCGCAACTTACAAATGCAGCTACCGATGACGGAGCAGAAGAAATTTACCGTGAGGGCGGTCAGCGCTATGTGGCAATCAAGTACAGTGTGCGCGGACGCGACCTGGGCAGCACAGTAGAAGAAGCTATTGCGCATGTAAACAGAGACGTAAAGCTGCCACCTGGATATCACTTCGATTGGGCGGGGGAGTATGAGAGCCAGAAGCGGGCCAACCGTCGATTTGCAGTAGTACTTCCCGTTACTGTGCTGATCATCTTCCTAATCCTCTATACGATGTTCAAGTCTTTCAAGTGGGCAATACTCATTATGGCCAATGTTGCTTTGGCCAGCATCGGCGGACTAGCAGCGCTTCTGGTCACACATACAAACTTCAGCGTTTCTTCCGATGTCGGATTGCTGGCTTTGTTTGGTGTATCAGTGCAAACAGGTGTAATTATGCTGGAATACATCAACCAGCTACGTGCGCGTGGTAATGCAACTGAGGAATCAGCCATAGAAGGGGCTGTTCTGCGCCTGCGTCCGATCATGATCACAATGCTTGTAGCAACGCTTGGTCTCTTGCCAGCTGCACTGTCACACGGGATTGGCTCAGACTCACAACGCCCATTTGCCATTGTGATTGTCGGAGGATTGGTAGCCAGTCTGGTGATGAGCGTATTCCTCTTGCCTACACTCTATGTCTGGATCGCTAACGAGAATGATGTCCTTCCTGCTGTAGAGACTGAATTCCAGAATTAG
- the asnB gene encoding asparagine synthase (glutamine-hydrolyzing): MCGIAGKFLYTQGNSISPELLQKMCQALAHRGPDGAGTWLTRNGCVGFAHTRLAILDLSDNAAQPMHDQTDRYTIVFNGEIYNFEALRNDLIDRGRRIISTGDTEVLLGMYAEYGLSMFERLRGMYAFAIWDALEEELILARDPLGIKPLYYADNGKSISFSSQVKGILVDPHVDRSIEAAGHVGFFVWGSVPEPYTLYKGIRALPAGNWLRVRYGGRPEIKSFAQPIATMAEFDRSTIPSNREEMQERLHSLLRESIVDHLKSDVPVAIFQSAGLDSSVITSLASEIHSNEVHTLTLGFDQLRGTTMDEIPLAALVAKEYGIGHTYRYINREAFLGRREHLFANMDQPTIDGINIYLISLLAKECGYKVALSGLGGDELFGGYPSFQQIPRTVHALKFLPPVSMLGRALRKFSAKALRRFSSPKYASLLEYGGSIPGAYLLRRSLFMPWELPEFMDADLVREGWRKLASLDQMERLLEPMEKIQPRALQEFLKISALETSLYMRSQLLRDADWASMANSVEVRVPFVDISLIKQLGALRFSEYPPNKLDMATCLPRALPQSLIHRPKTGFHVPVREWISEQENQLGERGLRGWAKYVYRQFTEKSI, from the coding sequence ATGTGTGGCATTGCTGGAAAATTTTTATATACCCAGGGAAATTCGATCTCTCCAGAACTTTTACAAAAGATGTGCCAGGCATTAGCACACCGTGGACCAGATGGTGCAGGAACCTGGCTAACACGAAATGGCTGCGTCGGATTTGCTCATACACGGCTAGCAATTCTCGATTTGAGTGATAATGCAGCGCAACCAATGCATGACCAGACCGATCGCTACACCATCGTCTTTAACGGGGAGATTTATAACTTTGAGGCACTACGAAACGATCTGATTGACCGCGGGCGAAGAATAATATCGACAGGCGACACAGAAGTTCTACTGGGAATGTATGCCGAGTATGGCCTGTCGATGTTCGAGCGTCTGCGCGGTATGTATGCCTTTGCAATCTGGGATGCCCTAGAGGAAGAGCTCATATTGGCTCGTGATCCTTTGGGTATCAAGCCACTCTACTATGCTGACAATGGCAAGAGCATTTCTTTCTCATCACAAGTGAAAGGAATACTCGTTGATCCGCATGTCGACCGATCGATCGAAGCAGCTGGTCATGTAGGTTTTTTTGTATGGGGATCAGTTCCGGAGCCCTATACCCTCTATAAAGGTATTCGTGCCTTACCTGCCGGCAATTGGTTGCGTGTGCGATACGGTGGGCGTCCCGAAATTAAATCTTTTGCTCAACCCATCGCTACCATGGCAGAGTTTGATAGGAGCACCATTCCTTCAAATAGAGAAGAAATGCAAGAGAGATTGCATTCTTTGCTGAGGGAAAGCATTGTCGATCATTTGAAATCAGATGTCCCTGTTGCGATCTTCCAATCAGCAGGTCTGGATTCAAGTGTAATTACATCGTTAGCCTCTGAAATCCATTCCAATGAAGTTCACACGCTCACGCTGGGGTTTGATCAATTGCGCGGCACGACGATGGATGAGATACCTCTTGCGGCCCTGGTCGCAAAGGAATATGGCATCGGACATACATACCGCTACATAAATCGCGAGGCGTTTTTGGGCCGCCGCGAACACTTGTTTGCAAATATGGATCAACCCACAATCGATGGGATCAATATATACCTCATCAGCTTGTTGGCAAAAGAGTGTGGCTACAAAGTAGCGCTAAGCGGCCTTGGCGGAGATGAGCTTTTTGGTGGCTATCCAAGCTTTCAGCAGATACCCCGTACGGTACATGCATTAAAATTTCTTCCTCCAGTTAGTATGCTGGGACGTGCACTACGCAAGTTCAGTGCTAAAGCCTTGAGACGTTTCAGCTCGCCTAAATATGCAAGCTTACTGGAGTATGGTGGCAGCATTCCAGGAGCATATCTTCTCAGACGCAGTTTATTTATGCCATGGGAGTTGCCAGAGTTCATGGATGCAGATCTGGTTCGAGAAGGATGGCGTAAGCTCGCTTCTCTTGATCAGATGGAACGACTGCTTGAACCCATGGAGAAGATTCAGCCTCGTGCGCTTCAAGAGTTTCTGAAGATCTCTGCGCTGGAGACAAGCCTTTATATGCGCAGCCAACTATTGCGCGACGCTGATTGGGCAAGCATGGCGAATTCCGTAGAGGTCAGGGTACCCTTTGTAGACATTTCCTTAATCAAACAACTGGGGGCATTGCGTTTTAGTGAATATCCTCCGAATAAACTGGATATGGCAACATGCTTGCCCCGCGCTTTACCCCAATCGCTAATTCATCGCCCAAAGACAGGATTTCATGTGCCTGTTCGTGAGTGGATTAGCGAACAGGAGAACCAGCTCGGCGAGCGCGGTTTACGTGGATGGGCGAAATATGTGTATCGGCAATTTACTGAAAAGTCGATATAG
- a CDS encoding efflux RND transporter periplasmic adaptor subunit, producing MHKLILTAVGCMICLMLTACEKKSVSATGAPPPTQVIHVSDSNVVAVDHPEQFPLVASVPYEAASDLNVTGTVNPDVDKMLPVISLASGRVVDIRVRLGDTVKKGQLLMRVQSNDVAGAFDTYLKSVNDERLAATQLKRAELLYQHGAIPQSQLEQAQNTEQDAATDLKAAEQQLQTLGIDKNHPSNIVNVYAPISGVVVTQNVTDAAAAGVTYSGSSTAFTIANLSDVWVICNVYENDIPSIHLGQKADIHFNAYPDKVLTGTISNISPILDPNLRTAQVRLQVHNPGFMNIGMFVTANFHGKHLEQRAAIPADAILHLHDRDWVFIPAGANHFQRVEVTVGKMLPKDQQEIVSGVSVGQQVVSNALSLNSTVEQ from the coding sequence ATGCACAAGCTAATACTTACAGCTGTCGGCTGCATGATTTGTCTTATGCTGACCGCATGCGAGAAGAAGTCTGTTTCTGCAACTGGTGCACCTCCACCAACACAGGTAATTCACGTTTCAGACTCAAACGTAGTTGCTGTCGATCATCCGGAGCAATTTCCACTGGTGGCATCCGTTCCATACGAGGCTGCCTCTGATCTGAATGTGACAGGCACTGTTAATCCTGATGTCGACAAAATGCTTCCTGTCATATCGCTCGCCTCAGGCAGGGTCGTTGATATTCGCGTACGACTCGGAGATACGGTAAAGAAAGGACAGTTGCTCATGCGGGTGCAGAGCAACGACGTTGCTGGAGCATTCGATACATACCTCAAATCAGTCAATGATGAACGCCTGGCGGCTACACAGCTGAAGCGTGCAGAACTTCTTTATCAGCATGGCGCAATTCCGCAAAGTCAGCTTGAACAGGCACAAAATACAGAGCAGGATGCCGCGACCGACTTAAAAGCAGCAGAGCAGCAATTGCAGACGCTGGGCATTGATAAAAATCATCCGAGCAATATTGTTAATGTCTATGCACCGATATCCGGTGTTGTCGTTACGCAGAACGTGACAGACGCAGCAGCCGCAGGGGTCACCTATTCAGGCTCATCTACGGCTTTTACCATTGCCAATCTCTCCGATGTATGGGTGATCTGCAATGTTTATGAGAATGACATTCCTTCTATTCACCTGGGACAGAAGGCAGATATCCATTTCAATGCTTATCCCGATAAGGTTCTTACCGGAACGATCAGCAATATCAGCCCAATCCTTGATCCTAATCTTCGGACTGCTCAGGTACGTCTTCAGGTGCATAATCCTGGATTCATGAATATCGGAATGTTTGTTACAGCTAACTTCCATGGCAAGCACCTAGAGCAACGAGCTGCAATCCCGGCAGATGCGATCCTGCATCTCCACGATCGGGATTGGGTCTTTATTCCTGCGGGAGCCAATCATTTCCAACGCGTAGAAGTTACCGTAGGCAAGATGTTGCCAAAGGATCAACAGGAAATCGTCTCAGGCGTCAGCGTGGGTCAACAAGTCGTCAGCAATGCCCTTTCGCTGAATAGCACTGTGGAGCAGTAA
- a CDS encoding TolC family protein codes for MSIRKSFFTIASSCTVALIGVMLISVPLHAQTDLTWAQAKARFETENPTLKADTINVEEMKANEVTANLRPNPSVSLTADQLYPFTKDPYYRPFASALVSGSISYLHERDHKRELRLESAQEGTKISDSQHSDLERNLLFNLRSAFIQTLQAKAVLQLAHQELDYYDHIIDISRDRFKAGDLAQVDLDRIELQRVQYQSDLEAAEVNLRTSKIQLLQLLNDKTPVEQFDIQGSFDFSDLLQPLNDFHQTALDNRPDLKAALEAVQQANTNHKLAVANGSTDPTFSIDSGSNPPLDPYIGFNVSIPLRIFDRNQGEKQRTQLEIGRSQESVTAAQAQVFADVDSAYAQLGGTLNLLRPYKTQYLEQAVRVRDTITFSYQHGGASLLDFLNAQSDYRNVQLAYLQLVGSYLSAASQLNLAVGKEVIQ; via the coding sequence ATGAGTATCAGAAAATCATTTTTTACTATTGCTTCATCCTGTACCGTTGCTCTGATTGGGGTCATGCTTATCAGCGTACCGCTCCATGCCCAGACCGACCTAACCTGGGCGCAAGCCAAAGCTAGGTTTGAGACGGAAAATCCTACACTAAAAGCGGATACTATCAACGTTGAGGAAATGAAGGCCAACGAAGTCACCGCCAACCTCCGCCCAAATCCCAGCGTATCCCTCACAGCCGATCAACTTTATCCCTTTACCAAGGATCCATACTATAGGCCCTTTGCATCGGCCCTTGTGAGCGGTTCAATTAGTTATCTTCATGAACGTGACCATAAACGGGAACTCCGACTGGAAAGTGCACAAGAAGGCACTAAGATCTCAGACTCACAACATTCTGATTTAGAGCGCAACTTACTCTTTAATTTAAGATCCGCATTCATTCAGACGCTTCAGGCAAAAGCGGTACTGCAACTCGCTCATCAGGAACTGGATTACTACGATCACATTATTGATATCAGCCGTGACCGATTCAAGGCGGGAGACCTTGCCCAAGTGGATCTGGATCGAATTGAGCTGCAGCGCGTGCAATATCAGTCCGATCTCGAGGCGGCAGAGGTAAATCTACGAACATCAAAAATCCAACTGCTTCAGTTGCTCAACGATAAAACACCAGTGGAACAGTTCGATATTCAGGGATCGTTTGATTTTTCTGATTTACTGCAACCACTCAATGACTTTCATCAGACTGCACTTGATAATCGGCCCGACCTGAAGGCTGCACTCGAAGCAGTGCAGCAAGCAAACACAAACCACAAACTGGCAGTGGCGAATGGTTCGACTGATCCCACATTTTCAATTGATTCAGGAAGTAATCCGCCTCTTGATCCTTACATAGGTTTCAATGTGAGTATCCCATTGCGCATCTTTGACCGCAACCAGGGAGAAAAACAGCGAACACAACTGGAAATCGGACGAAGCCAAGAGAGTGTAACTGCAGCACAAGCACAGGTGTTTGCCGATGTTGACTCAGCTTATGCACAGTTGGGTGGCACTCTTAACCTATTGCGTCCCTATAAAACTCAATACCTGGAACAAGCCGTACGAGTCCGCGACACGATCACTTTTTCATATCAGCATGGTGGAGCTTCTTTGCTTGATTTTCTAAATGCGCAAAGCGACTACCGCAATGTCCAGTTGGCTTATCTGCAACTGGTTGGTTCCTATTTATCAGCCGCGAGTCAGTTGAATCTTGCTGTCGGCAAAGAGGTGATCCAATAA
- a CDS encoding ATP-binding protein, translating to MSSSSFQGNKKIVIFRAAILILVVALIDWRTSNELPLGFLYLLPMLVVGRALDPWQIAIVAALCTFLTEAFDAFIWNLKNGITRDILYFFAFLCTGLFVCEINRSRRRAIENLHEIEIERDARRDAEEQLKALIESSPAAIITADSVGCILMANEAAYRMLALQPDTLHGKLIHHYFPSLVNVSRQEPTPRLFRTVMQSRGQRDDGEVFLAEICFSTYRTNSGTRLAAMILDTSEELRTREETSLHQMLAGSRIAAAAVSHEVRNVSGAIAVVHQNLERSGLLSQNKDFEALGSLLNTLERIASVDLRQYTDQTAETDLTSVLDDMRIVVTPALKEAGIEGRWQIPSELPVVWADQQNLMQVFLNLTTNSIRALAGKSEKILSVTAKVSNQCVLIEFSDNAGGVDHPDQLFHPFQRRAQVTGLGLFLSRAFMRASRGELRYKPLSGGTCFIVEMPIAEQPKSFV from the coding sequence ATGTCTTCCTCTTCATTTCAAGGCAACAAAAAAATCGTCATCTTTCGCGCTGCAATATTGATCCTCGTTGTTGCGCTCATTGACTGGCGTACAAGTAATGAACTTCCACTAGGTTTTCTTTATTTGCTACCTATGCTTGTGGTCGGGAGGGCGCTGGATCCTTGGCAGATTGCTATCGTCGCGGCCCTTTGCACATTTCTCACCGAAGCATTTGATGCATTTATCTGGAATTTAAAGAACGGTATTACTCGAGATATCCTTTACTTTTTTGCATTTCTTTGTACAGGTCTTTTCGTTTGCGAAATCAACCGAAGCCGTCGTAGAGCTATCGAAAATCTGCATGAAATCGAGATTGAGAGGGATGCGCGTCGTGATGCGGAAGAGCAACTTAAGGCATTGATAGAAAGCAGCCCCGCTGCCATTATTACCGCAGATTCAGTTGGCTGCATCCTTATGGCGAATGAGGCAGCCTATAGAATGCTCGCATTGCAACCCGACACTCTTCATGGAAAGTTGATTCATCATTACTTTCCTTCTTTGGTTAACGTATCTAGACAGGAACCAACGCCGCGTCTCTTCCGCACAGTGATGCAATCGAGAGGTCAACGAGATGACGGAGAGGTATTTTTAGCAGAGATTTGCTTTTCTACTTATCGAACAAATAGTGGGACGCGTCTTGCGGCCATGATTCTCGACACGTCAGAGGAACTCCGTACTCGTGAAGAAACAAGTTTGCACCAGATGTTAGCAGGATCTCGGATCGCAGCAGCAGCAGTCTCTCATGAAGTTCGCAATGTGTCTGGTGCCATCGCAGTTGTACATCAAAACCTCGAGCGTAGCGGATTGCTCTCTCAAAATAAAGACTTTGAAGCATTGGGAAGTTTGTTGAATACATTGGAGCGTATAGCAAGTGTAGATTTGCGGCAATATACAGACCAAACAGCAGAGACTGATCTGACTTCCGTCTTAGATGACATGAGGATTGTGGTAACACCTGCGCTCAAGGAAGCAGGAATTGAAGGGCGATGGCAGATTCCTTCTGAACTACCCGTTGTGTGGGCAGACCAGCAGAATTTAATGCAGGTTTTTCTAAATCTAACCACAAACAGTATTAGAGCTCTCGCCGGAAAAAGCGAAAAGATTCTGTCTGTCACTGCTAAAGTTAGTAATCAGTGTGTGTTGATTGAGTTTAGCGATAATGCGGGCGGTGTAGATCATCCCGATCAGTTATTTCATCCATTTCAACGAAGAGCGCAAGTGACAGGTCTTGGTTTATTTTTATCGCGAGCTTTTATGCGTGCCTCCAGAGGAGAACTACGATATAAACCACTCTCCGGAGGCACATGTTTTATCGTCGAAATGCCAATTGCAGAGCAACCAAAGAGCTTCGTATGA